The sequence CGTGCCAACGGCCTCAGCGCGCGCGCCAGTTCCCCTGGAGGGCCGAACCCACCTGATCGAGGTACGAGACGGTGAGCGATCTGACGGCCTCCAGGCTGAAGTCCCGGCCCAGGCACCACTGCCGCTCCGTGACCCGAATCACCCCGCCGAACACCGCCACCGCGAGCCTCGGCCGGGGGTCGGCGTCCACGTCCACGCCCTCCCGCTCGGCCAGCAGCCGCGCGAGGCTCTCCTCCACGGCGGTCGAGCGGCGCAGATGGGCGGCGAGCAGCGCGGGCGTCGACTCGATCGTCCGGTACATGCGCAGGTACAGCTCCATCGGCACGGCCGACTCGACGGTCTCGCGGATCGACTCCCAGTCCTGGAGGACGGCCTGCCGCAGCGCCTCCATCGGCGCCTCGTGCGGCGGCCGGGCGCGCAGGACGGACAGGAAGTGGGCCTCCGTCATCTCCTGGACCGCGAAGGCGGCGTCCTCCTTGCCCGCGAAGTAGCGGAAGAAGGTGCGCTGCGAGACCTCGCAGGCCGCGGCGATCTCGTCCACCGTGGTGCGCTCGTACCCCTGGGTCGTGAACAGTTCGAGAGCGGCCCGCAGCAGCGACTCCCGGGTACGCCGCTTCTTGCGCTCGCGCAGCGTCTCCATGGCCCCTCGACTGCCCCTTCCCGAACGTTCGACCAGCTCAGCCTATGTGGCGGTGCACCCTGTCAGTTACCGACTTATGAAAATGTTTGTCAACTGTCAGTGGCTGTCACTAGTCTCGAACGCATGACTGGTCAGACCACCATCGACACGACGGGCCCGGGTGACGGAGCCCCGCCGGCCCAGGCGGAGCGAGCGCCGGCCACAGGGATGCGCGGCCACCCGTGGCTCACCCTGATCACCGTCGCCGTAGGGGTCATGATGGTGGCCCTGGACGGCACCATCGTGGCCATCGCCAACCCGGCCATCCGCGACCATCTGAACGCGACCTTCGCCGATGTGCAGTGGATCACCAACGCCTACTTCCTCGCCCTCGCGGTCACCCTGATCACCGCGGGCAAGCTCGGTGACCGCTTCGGGCACCGGCAGACCTTCCTCATCGGCGTGACCGGCTTCGCCGTCGCCTCCGGCGCGATCGGGCTGTCGGACAGCATCGCCGCGGTCGTCACCTTCCGCGTCTTCCAGGGACTGTTCGGCGCGCTGCTGATGCCGGCCGCGCTCGGCCTGCTGCGGGCCACGTTCCCGGCCGAGAAGCTCAACATGGCCATCGGCATCTGGGGCATGGTGATCGGCGCGTCCACCGCGGGCGGCCCGATCCTCGGCGGTGTGCTCGTGCAGCACGTCAACTGGCAGTCGGTGTTCTTCATCAATGTGCCGGTCGGCGCGATCGCCCTGGTCCTCGGCCTGCTGATCCTGCTCGACCACCGCGCGCACAACGCGCCGCGCTCCTTCGACGTGCTCGGCATCGTGCTGCTGTCCGGCGCGATGTTCTGCCTCGTCTGGGCCCTCATCAAGGCGCCGAGCTGGGGCTGGGGCGACGGCAGGACCTGGGGCTTCCTCGTCGCCTCGGTCCTGCTCTTCGCGTTCTTCGCGTTCTGGGAGACCAGGGTCGCCGAGCCGCTCATCCCGCTCGGCCTGTTCCGCTCCGTGCCGCTGTCGGCCGGTGTGGTCCTGATGGTCCTCATGGCCATCGCCTTCATGGGCGGCCTGTTCTTCGTGACCTTCTACCTCCAGAACGTGCACGGGATGTCCCCGGTCGACGCCGGTCTGCACCTGCTGCCGCTCACCGGCATGATGATCGTCGCCTCGCCGCTCGCCGGCGCCGCGATCACCAAGCTCGGCCCGCGGGTCCCGCTGGCCGGCGGCATGGCCGCGACCGCGATCGCCATGTACGGCATGTCCACGCTCAAGGCCGGTACGGGCGGCGGCGTGATGTCCGTCTGGTTCGCCCTCCTCGGCCTCGGCCTCGCCCCGGTCATGGTCGGCGCGACCGAGGTCATCGTCGGCAACGCGCCGATGGAGCTGTCCGGTGTGGCCGGCGGTCTCCAGCAGGCCGCCATGCAGATCGGCGGCAGCCTCGGTACGGCGGTGCTGGGCGCGGTGATGGCCTCCAAGGT is a genomic window of Streptomyces sp. WP-1 containing:
- a CDS encoding MFS transporter; its protein translation is MRGHPWLTLITVAVGVMMVALDGTIVAIANPAIRDHLNATFADVQWITNAYFLALAVTLITAGKLGDRFGHRQTFLIGVTGFAVASGAIGLSDSIAAVVTFRVFQGLFGALLMPAALGLLRATFPAEKLNMAIGIWGMVIGASTAGGPILGGVLVQHVNWQSVFFINVPVGAIALVLGLLILLDHRAHNAPRSFDVLGIVLLSGAMFCLVWALIKAPSWGWGDGRTWGFLVASVLLFAFFAFWETRVAEPLIPLGLFRSVPLSAGVVLMVLMAIAFMGGLFFVTFYLQNVHGMSPVDAGLHLLPLTGMMIVASPLAGAAITKLGPRVPLAGGMAATAIAMYGMSTLKAGTGGGVMSVWFALLGLGLAPVMVGATEVIVGNAPMELSGVAGGLQQAAMQIGGSLGTAVLGAVMASKVDSALPGNWSRAGLPPLKPAQLDQASQAVQAGVAPVQKGIPAEIAARITTVAHDTFISGMSLACLVAAGVAVGAVLVALLTKRGGNAEAGAGVGHI
- a CDS encoding TetR family transcriptional regulator; protein product: METLRERKKRRTRESLLRAALELFTTQGYERTTVDEIAAACEVSQRTFFRYFAGKEDAAFAVQEMTEAHFLSVLRARPPHEAPMEALRQAVLQDWESIRETVESAVPMELYLRMYRTIESTPALLAAHLRRSTAVEESLARLLAEREGVDVDADPRPRLAVAVFGGVIRVTERQWCLGRDFSLEAVRSLTVSYLDQVGSALQGNWRAR